A window from Podospora bellae-mahoneyi strain CBS 112042 chromosome 1 map unlocalized CBS112042p_1, whole genome shotgun sequence encodes these proteins:
- a CDS encoding uncharacterized protein (CAZy:CE3; COG:S; EggNog:ENOG503P05Y): protein MWPAEAVIGAISTLLYLQADHVAPGFISSNSTPSWHTSLAKRAAQDFFLRVMPLGASITEGIGSRKGTGYRDLLRAQLRTRGWNVNMVGSKQNGRFEDNDNEGHPGLTINQVHGEFNKTGKALMPNLVLLNAGTNDCIRQIDTNNAGARLKALIDDVFTTVPGVTVVVSTLAPSRKNDSCSADLSQQYRDLVTNTYRGNLRIGMADLHAAININDHLHPDGVHPNDAGYAIFASLWMEAIRKLEDQIQPPAAVIDDGPADVQRPSPPNDKECIRTPGTVVDGTYLHEQVERGVLSSAKIPKRVDGREATPSQIFFANVVIMNNLFKRGEELDDRIAVYRGGDGGNRYVLSQNRAGGNFETNAMEFSVGIDCDVSKGARVIFADFNNDGLDDFFCVNAQAGVSVSLNRGGRPPRFESIGQVVPDREGFTADDVRVAQIDGDGRADYCLIKADSSIDCIRQNGQGEFNGALQLTFDKLSGIDKGRVVLGDINGDFRSDYLRIGENGNILAFINSGMGSNNAPEWRDAGIITQGGLGIMPPELIKFGRVFGSSKLDYIYLDENGGNFEVHAWQNTGKGGKVRVTEDCPP from the exons CACCTCTCTAGCCAAAAGAGCAGCACAGGACTTTTTCCTACGAGTGATGCCCCTTGGAGCATCCATAACGGAAGGAATTGGTTCGAGAAAAGGGACAGGGTATCGCGATCTACTTCGTGCGCAGTTGCGTACACGGGGATGGAACGTTAACATGGTGGGATCAAAACAAAACGGACGTTTTGAAGACAATGACAATGAAGGGCACCCAGGCCTGACCATCAACCAAGTCCACGGGGAGTTCAATAAGACTGGCAAGGCGCTGATGCCAAATCTGGTGCTTCTCAACGCTGGGAC GAACGACTGCATCCGCCAAatcgacaccaacaacgcGGGAGCCCGCCTCAAAGCTCTCATCGATGATGTTTTCACAACCGTTCCAGGGGTAACAGTGGTCGTTTCGACCCTGGCACCATCACGCAAAAACGACAGTTGTTCCGCAGATCTCAGTCAACAATATCGCGACTTGGTGACCAATACCTACAGAGGCAACCTACGTATTGGCATGGCCGACTTGCATGCGGCCATCAACATAAAcgaccacctccatcccgaCGGGGTACATCCCAACGATGCAGGCTACGCCATCTTTGCTTCCCTCTGGATGGAAGCAATCCGAAAACTCGAAGACCAGATCCAGCCTCCCGCAGCAGTGATCGACGATGGGCCCGCCGATGTCCAGCGGCCATCTCCGCCAAACGATAAGGAATGCATCCGAACCCCAGGGACAGTGGTAGATGGCACGTATCTGCACGAGCAAGTGGAAAGGGGCGTCTTGAGCTCGGCGAAAATCCCAAAGCGTGTGGATGGAAGAGAGGCAACTCCCTCACAGATCTTCTTTGCCAATGTTGTCATCATGAACAACCTCTTCAAGAGgggcgaggagttggatGATCGAATTGCGGTCTATcgtggcggcgatggtggcaaCAGATATGTGTTATCTCAAAACAGGGCTGGTGGGAATTTCGAGACAAACGCGATGGAGTTCAGTGTGGGAATCGACTGCGATGTATCAAAGGGGGCAAGGGTCATTTTTGCTGATTTT AACAATGATGGTTTGGATGACTTCTTCTGTGTCAATGCCCAGGCGGGCGTTTCGGTCTCCTTGAACCGCGGGGGGAGGCCTCCCAGATTCGAGAGCATCGGGCAGGTGGTGCCGGACCGGGAGGGTTTCACAGCTGATGATGTTCGAGTTGCCC AGATCGATGGTGACGGAAGAGCCGATTACTGCCTCATCAAAGCTGACAGCAGCATTGACTGCATCCGCCAAAATGGACAAGGAGAATTCAACGGAGCCCTGCAGTTGACCTTTGATAAACTGTCCGGCATTGACAAGGGGCGTGTTGTGCTGGGAGACATCAATGGAGA TTTCCGCAGTGATTATCTGAGAATTGGAGAAAACGGCAACATCCTAGCATTCATCAACTCCGGCATGGGCAGCAACAATGCCCCAGAATGGCGAGACGCTGGTATCATAACCCAGGGTGGACTTGGCATCATGCCACCAGAGCTTATCAAATTTGGACGGGTCTTCGGTTCATCAAAACTGGATTACATTTACCTGGACGAGAATGGCGGCAACTTTGAGGTCCATGCCTGGCAAAACACTGGGAAAGGAGGTAAAGTGCGTGTCACAGAGGACTGTCCTCCATGA
- a CDS encoding uncharacterized protein (EggNog:ENOG503NWEW), producing MAALPDILMKKVDDYVDSLAPQIQPRITEELETFQTKTIDSLEQQVIEAFRTLFDKDNNSSSSGARGLNEDVPDSYGGQSLSFANEIAKLTKSFGAVAGPGGVGDDLAEIFNLTSGGGGGGGQARGFGGEGETRSRGGGEGDGMKKFFSAAFDAVQDHLDKRNDGPGGGQGFQLDGLLGVLSNTVKDVAGNPEEKARMITPEIKELVGAKLRDQHTSIAEQFTKIALDHIKKWLRGNTTTRDLGDGVKGEFEDHVKDLVKGFGSLFGSKKSHGEGASRGVGDRAEGDSGESKGGFSKLISEKLSHGLAKVHREVRLEFRKILGQIEKQLFELLPDQFQRPLEKILGGNPFDSQLDHTVSASRSGGDRGFGDDIKAKLLIKIRSLVRKVQETLRQSILGVVNGGHRKFEKQSWVFVQGIVEQKVQRYLPKVKVTVPDDISNDDGVEVGAVTNNIQLGGGNQPITGVYPPPPPQQGHNYSGSQQYAPPPTQQYQQNQFPPPPTQEYQHGQQNQFPPPPTQEYGHGQQNQYPPPPQYNPQQYQSNQGQSYGYPNNQGY from the coding sequence ATGGCCGCCCTTCCCGACATCCTGATGAAAAAGGTTGACGATTATGTCGACTCGCTCGCCCCCCAGATCCAGCCCCGCATCACCGAGGAGCTCGAGACCTTCCAGACCAAGACCATCGATAGCCTCGAGCAGCAGGTCATTGAGGCGTTCCGGACCTTGTTCGacaaagacaacaacagctcTAGCTCTGGTGCTAGAGGGCTGAACGAGGACGTTCCTGATTCGTACGGTGGACAGAGCCTGTCTTTTGCGAATGAGATTGCCAAGTTGACCAAGAGCTTTGGCGCGGTTGCGGGCccgggaggggtgggtgatgattTGGCGGAGATTTTTAACCTGacttctggtggtggtggtggtggtgggcaagcGAggggctttggtggtgagggggagacGAGGTCgagaggtgggggggagggggatgggatgaagaagtTCTTTTCTGCGGCGTTTGACGCGGTTCAGGATCACCTGGATAAGCGGAATGACgggcctggtggtggtcagggGTTCCAGTTGGATGGGCTCTTGGGGGTTTTGAGCAATACTGTCAAGGATGTGGCTGGGAAcccggaggagaaggcgaggatgatTACCCCTGAGATCAAGGAGTTGGTTGGAGCCAAGCTGAGAGATCAACATACGTCTATTGCAGAGCAGTTTACCAAGATTGCGTTGGATCATATCAAGAAGTGGTTACGGGGGAACACTACCACGAGGgatcttggtgatggtgtgaaaggggagtttgaggatcACGTGAAGGATTTGGTCaaggggtttgggagctTGTTTGGAAGCAAGAAGTCACATGGCGAGGGCGCGTCCAGGGGCGTTGGCGATAGGGCTGAGGGTGATAGTGGCGAGAGCAAGGGCGGCTTCTCCAAACTCATCAGCGAGAAGCTCAGTCACGGTTTGGCCAAGGTCCACAGGGAGGTTCGCCTCGAATTCCGCAAGATTCTGGGACAGATTGAGAAGCAGCTGTTTGAGCTGTTGCCAGACCAGTTCCAGCGCCCTCTCGAGAAGATTCTGGGCGGCAATCCGTTTGACTCGCAACTCGACCATACTGTCTCGGCCTCGAGATCGGGTGGGGACCGTGGATTTGGTGATGacatcaaggccaagctgCTCATCAAGATTCGTAGCCTCGTCCGCAAGGTGCAAGAGACCCTCCGCCAGAGCATCCTCGGTGTCGTCAACGGTGGCCACCGCAAGTTTGAGAAGCAAAGCTGGGTCTTCGTCCAGGGCATTGTGGAGCAAAAGGTGCAGCGGTACCTGCCCAAGGTGAAGGTTACTGTGCCGGACGATATAAGTAACGATGACGGGGTAGAAGTGGGTGCAGTGACCAACAACATTCAGCTCGGTGGCGGCAACCAGCCCATCACTGGGGTgtatcctcccccacctccccagcaggGACACAACTACTCGGGCAGTCAGCAATATGCCCCTCCGCCAACACAGCAATACCAACAGAACCAGTTCCCGCCTCCGCCCACACAAGAGTATCAGCATGGCCAGCAAAACCAGTTTCCGCCTCCGCCCACACAGGAGTATGGACATGGTCAACAGAACCAAtacccacctcccccacagtACAATCCTCAGCAGTATCAGTCCAACCAAGGACAGTCGTATGGATACCCCAATAATCAAGGTTATTAA